In Dermacentor silvarum isolate Dsil-2018 chromosome 2, BIME_Dsil_1.4, whole genome shotgun sequence, the following proteins share a genomic window:
- the LOC125943430 gene encoding uncharacterized protein LOC125943430 has translation MGLMKWSDLTLTVNTDGSPLYKSSNASIWPIQLSINELPQPHRNANTFLAGLWFGRKHPDMALFIGKFVKALQMVGEIVWQHGAVDLISRVYLACVCVDAPARAAVGNQTQFNGCFGCPWCLACGTLQEGRRLYINSEPPAPERTAAGIRRDMKLAMELQTPVNG, from the exons ATGGGTCTTATGAAATGGAGTGACTTAACATTAACTGTGAATACAGATGGGAGCCCATTGTACAAGTCCTCCAATGCCTCCATTTGGCCCATTCAATTGTCGATCAACGAGCTTCCgcagccccatcgaaatgcaaatACCTTCCTCGCCGGCTTGTGGTTTGGGCGGAAACACCCTGATATGGCTCTTTTTATTGGGAAGTTTGTGAAAGCCTTACAGATGGTTGGGGAGATTGTGTGGCAGCATGGTGCTGTGGACCTGATCTCCAGAGTATACCTAGCTTGTGTCTGCGTTGATGCCCCTGCCAGAGCAGCTGTTGGAAACCAGACACAGTTCAATGGCTGCTTTGGTTGCCCATGGTGCCTAGCATGTGGAACACTGCAAGAAG GACGTCGTCTCTACATCAACTCGGAGCCGCCTGCACCAGAGAGGACAGCAGCAGGCATACGCAGGGACATGAAACTTGCCATGGAGCTGCAGACTCCAGTCAATGGATGA
- the LOC125943431 gene encoding uncharacterized protein LOC125943431: protein MKGPSAFWPLQYLDLVECYTVEYMHCVLLGVTRQFTEYWFDSSHCHEKFYIGRPSTLNFLNRRLKGIQPPHHITRLPRSIQERHFWKAHEWRNWLLYYCLPCCQNTLPSPYMKHFAILSEAIFLLLQEQLSPPAIAQADNLLRRFVNRAAALYSDRCMTFNVHQLLHLARAARNFGPLWAHSAFVFESGNGQLVKS from the exons ATGAAAGGGCCATCAGCTTTCTGGCCTTTGCAGTACCTGGACCTTGTCGAGTGCTACACTGTGGAGTACATGCATTGTGTGTTACTTGGGGTGACCAGGCAATTCACGGAGTATTGGTTCGATTCCTCTCACTGCCATGAAAAGTTCTACATAG GACGACCAAGCACCCTGAATTTCCTGAACCGGCGCCTGAAGGGCATTCAACCGCCACATCATATTACACGCCTGCCTCGCTCAATCCAGGAAAGGCACTTTTGGAAGGCCCATGAGTGGCGAAATTGGCTTCTGTACTACTGCCTACCGTGCTGCCAAAATACTCTGCCATCACCCTACATGAAGCACTTCGCAATTCTTTCCGAGGCCATTTTTCTGCTCCTTCAAGAGCAACTCTCACCTCCGGCCATTGCCCAAGCAG ATAACCTTCTTCGACGTTTCGTCAACCGAGCTGCGGCATTGTACAGTGATAGGTGCATGACATTCAACGTGCATCAACTCCTGCACTTAGCACGGGCTGCCCGCAACTTTGGCCCACTGTGGGCTCATTCAGCATTTGTGTTTGAGAGTGGGAATGGCCAGCTTGTCAA GAGTTGA
- the LOC119441532 gene encoding uncharacterized protein LOC119441532 translates to MATSGTPSFAFVKYHDGAKAIVHISLIKKYAPTSVNELCKKKLVYWCDTGLLSDHSDEDYYLADIVELGVTKADIIQRLTKQKISVPEFIFDGDSSATSGLATNSQVPSAKKAARNVQAAKRRKLARLMSDDQGTSSDDGEDDVVPKKLLLAEQQKNAALCRKLAALRKEKDELQARHDRLEDHLLNKLDSWFTATCQRCCKENSVPCPNATPPNIGADDSGAAVLASQSSEL, encoded by the exons ATGGCCACGTCGGGTACGCCGAGCTTTGCTTTCGTGAAATACCACGACGGTGCCAAGGCAATAGTGCATATTTCACTGATAAAGAAGTATGCCCCTACGTCGGTGAACGAACTGTGCAAGAAAAAATTGGTGTATTGGTGCGACACTGGACTGCTGTCGGACCACAGCGATGAGGACTATTACCTCGCGGACATTGTGGAGCTTGGTG TAACAAAGGCAGACATCATACAACGGTTGACAAAGCAGAAGATATCCGTGCCAGAATTTATTTTTGATGGAGACTCATCTGCAACAAGTGGTTTGGCGACGAAC tcgCAGGTTCCTTCAGCGAAAAAGGCCGCCCGCAATGTGCAAGCCGCAAAACGCCGCAAACTGGCGAGGTTAATGTCCGATGATCAGGGCACGAGTTCTGATGATGGTGAAGATGATGTTGTTCCAAAAAAATTGCTCTTGGCAGAGCAGCAAAAAAATGCAGCCCTGTGTCGGAAGCTGGCAGCACTCCGAAAAGAAAAGGATGAGCTGCAAGCACGTCACGACCGCCTGGAGGACCACCTTCTCAACAAACTGG ATTCCTGGTTCACAGCAACTTGCCAACGTTGTTGCAAG GAAAACAGTGTGCCTTGCCCGAATGCCACACCTCCAAATATTGGTGCAGATGACAGTGGAGCAGCAGTACTTGCTTCCCAAAGCTCAGAGCTATAG